A stretch of the Bacteroidia bacterium genome encodes the following:
- the mce gene encoding methylmalonyl-CoA epimerase, which produces MKKIEHIGIAVASLENANMLFTKLLGRAPYKTEQVESEQVRTSFYQTGDSKVELLEATGPGSPIAKFVQKRGEGIHHIAFEVEDIREEMKRLSREGFTLLSEEPKKGADNKLICFLHPKETGGVLIELCQEIR; this is translated from the coding sequence ATGAAAAAAATAGAACACATAGGGATTGCAGTGGCCAGTCTGGAAAATGCGAACATGCTGTTCACGAAACTGCTGGGAAGAGCCCCCTATAAAACAGAGCAGGTGGAATCAGAGCAGGTCCGCACTTCCTTTTATCAGACCGGAGACAGTAAAGTAGAGCTGCTGGAAGCTACCGGCCCTGGAAGTCCAATCGCAAAGTTTGTTCAGAAGCGGGGAGAAGGAATACACCATATCGCCTTTGAGGTGGAAGATATACGTGAGGAAATGAAGCGCCTGAGCCGTGAAGGCTTTACCCTCTTGAGTGAAGAGCCGAAGAAAGGGGCTGATAATAAGCTGATCTGCTTTCTCCATCCGAAAGAAACGGGAGGTGTGCTGATCGAACTTTGCCAGGAAATACGCTAA
- a CDS encoding bifunctional aldolase/short-chain dehydrogenase: MKNRWSEQEASLFKGALAQRVYTSRLLGSESSLVLHGGGNTSVKIRETDFFGREEDILYVKGSGHDLAGISETGFAPVRMEVLLKLAELPSVSDTDMVRVQRTAMTNPSAPDPSIEAVVHAILPFRYVDHTHADAVVTISNSVNGESILRELFGKEFLFVPYVKPGFILSQKIREVIRGKNLSDYHGLILLQHGVFTFDDSAKSAYSRMISMVNTAEEYLLKHAPLTASVPLPGTDLLQLASVRKKVSELSGGPVFALAGKEMESLVLSSVKNLQEIAAKGPLTPDHIIRTKKIPAILGEDSISDLEKYVADYREYFNRNKSEGLQCLDPAPRWAIWKHRGTLAFGRRYHDAAVVADIVKQTVPAILKAEILGGYKALPERELFEIEYWELEQAKLKKRAALPPLSGKIILVTGAASGIGAAVVEQCLRQGAAIAALDINPAVNGKFNRPDVKEICCDVTKADQLQQAVEAAVSAFGGLDVLVSNAGIFTSGMELDAMQENLWQQSMEVNLNAQMRLLRICIPYLRKGIDPAVILTGSKNVPAPGPGAGAYSVAKAALTQLGRVAALELGSSGIRVNMVHPNAVFDTGVWNEQVLKERAEKYGMTAEEYRKNNILKTVITASDVASMVVAMAGTLFSKTTGAQIPVDGGNERVI; encoded by the coding sequence ATGAAGAACAGATGGTCTGAGCAGGAGGCTTCCCTTTTCAAGGGAGCGCTGGCACAGCGGGTGTATACTTCCCGCCTGTTGGGCAGTGAATCTTCTTTGGTGCTTCACGGCGGAGGAAATACTTCCGTTAAAATCCGCGAAACGGATTTTTTCGGCAGGGAGGAAGACATTCTCTATGTAAAAGGATCAGGACATGATCTGGCCGGTATTTCTGAAACGGGCTTCGCTCCTGTCCGAATGGAGGTGTTGCTGAAACTGGCAGAACTTCCCTCGGTCTCCGATACGGATATGGTTAGGGTGCAACGCACGGCCATGACCAATCCTTCCGCACCGGATCCTTCTATCGAAGCTGTGGTTCATGCTATTCTCCCGTTTCGCTATGTAGATCATACGCATGCTGATGCGGTGGTGACAATTTCCAATTCTGTTAATGGAGAAAGTATTCTGCGGGAATTGTTCGGAAAAGAATTTCTGTTTGTTCCGTATGTGAAACCTGGTTTTATCCTCTCGCAGAAAATCCGGGAAGTAATCCGGGGAAAGAACCTGTCGGATTATCATGGTCTGATCCTGCTGCAGCACGGTGTATTTACCTTTGATGACTCCGCCAAAAGTGCGTATTCCAGAATGATCAGTATGGTGAACACGGCAGAGGAGTACCTGCTGAAGCATGCACCTCTTACGGCCTCCGTGCCTCTGCCCGGAACAGATCTCCTGCAACTGGCATCCGTACGCAAGAAGGTATCAGAGCTTTCTGGCGGGCCGGTTTTCGCCCTCGCAGGAAAAGAAATGGAATCGCTGGTGCTGAGTTCTGTAAAGAACCTCCAGGAAATCGCTGCAAAAGGTCCTCTTACTCCTGATCATATCATACGAACCAAGAAAATTCCAGCGATACTGGGGGAAGATAGCATCAGCGATCTGGAGAAGTATGTTGCAGACTACCGGGAGTATTTCAACCGCAATAAGTCGGAGGGACTCCAATGCCTGGATCCGGCACCCCGCTGGGCTATATGGAAACATCGCGGAACACTGGCATTCGGGCGTCGCTACCACGACGCTGCCGTGGTGGCGGACATTGTAAAGCAGACTGTTCCTGCTATTCTGAAGGCGGAAATACTTGGAGGTTACAAGGCTCTTCCTGAAAGGGAGCTGTTTGAAATAGAATACTGGGAGCTGGAGCAGGCTAAACTGAAGAAGAGAGCGGCGCTGCCGCCTCTTTCAGGAAAGATCATCCTGGTTACAGGAGCCGCTTCGGGAATCGGTGCGGCTGTGGTGGAACAATGTCTCCGGCAGGGCGCCGCGATAGCGGCACTGGATATCAATCCGGCTGTGAACGGAAAATTCAACCGGCCGGATGTAAAGGAAATCTGCTGCGATGTAACAAAAGCCGATCAGTTGCAGCAGGCTGTTGAAGCGGCAGTGAGTGCCTTCGGAGGTCTGGATGTACTGGTGAGCAATGCAGGCATCTTTACTTCCGGCATGGAACTGGATGCAATGCAGGAGAACCTGTGGCAACAGAGCATGGAGGTTAATCTGAATGCACAGATGCGGTTGCTAAGGATATGTATTCCGTATCTGCGAAAAGGCATAGACCCGGCGGTAATCCTTACCGGATCAAAAAATGTACCCGCACCGGGTCCCGGTGCCGGTGCCTATTCTGTTGCAAAGGCGGCTCTCACTCAGCTCGGACGGGTGGCGGCTCTCGAACTCGGTTCCTCGGGTATTCGGGTGAATATGGTTCATCCTAATGCGGTTTTCGATACCGGCGTTTGGAATGAACAGGTGCTGAAGGAACGAGCGGAAAAATACGGAATGACGGCAGAGGAATACAGAAAGAATAATATTCTGAAAACGGTGATCACGGCTTCTGATGTGGCTTCAATGGTTGTGGCCATGGCCGGTACCCTGTTTTCCAAAACTACCGGCGCGCAAATACCGGTAGACGGAGGTAATGAACGGGTGATCTGA
- a CDS encoding ABC transporter substrate-binding protein, with translation MFRPFFILISISGLLALTACGPSSGSGREAKGGRVYGGTLKLSETEKFQTLNPLAITDVNSSNIAYQIYEGLLKFNPKNPSEVLPSLAESYTISEDGKVYTFKLKKGIHFHDDPCFSNGKGREINAGDVVWSLTQLCTQTSVNQQFKATFKGKVKGADEYYASSANGNIPAGGVSGISAPDAGTVQITLNEPLSSFKYIMALPGTFVLPKEAYERYGDNSYIGSGPFLPVNPDAGKDELILVRNENYHGTDSLGNQLPFLDSVEIRFYPTKAKELDAFMQGNLDVVFGLPPEQVSQIVQNSLAAFENNPPKYELVRTPELETQYYEINTSRKPFDDVRVRQAFCYAINRMKIFEDILKGEGYGPGHYGLVPPAFRNYDTSAVRGYSYNPEKAKKLMADAGFPGGKGFPIVKIELNSGGAKHSRVVEEIKNQLMDVLNVNVEYEIVPMKQKLEDAQYGRADLFRTAWVADFPSPENFLWTLYGGSVPEKTEDPSYPNVPRYKSAYYDSLYLAGAHSGDLKESYSLFAKAERQMLDDAPVIILWYAENFKLTYTYVKGFHFNPIRQWSLGEVYLKKPSPEEEKGVNEQKEEKN, from the coding sequence ATGTTCAGACCATTTTTCATTCTGATTTCGATCTCCGGTCTACTGGCACTTACGGCTTGTGGCCCGTCTTCCGGCAGCGGAAGAGAAGCCAAGGGAGGCAGAGTATACGGAGGAACCCTCAAACTATCTGAAACTGAGAAGTTTCAGACTTTGAACCCATTGGCTATCACGGATGTAAACTCCTCAAATATTGCCTATCAGATTTATGAAGGCTTGCTGAAATTCAATCCCAAGAATCCCTCCGAGGTTCTGCCATCACTGGCCGAGTCCTATACTATCAGCGAGGATGGGAAGGTGTACACCTTTAAGTTAAAGAAGGGCATTCATTTTCACGATGATCCCTGTTTTTCCAACGGAAAAGGCAGGGAAATCAATGCCGGAGATGTGGTTTGGTCTCTGACTCAGTTATGCACTCAAACAAGTGTAAATCAACAATTTAAGGCAACTTTTAAAGGAAAAGTAAAAGGTGCGGACGAATATTACGCATCCTCGGCAAACGGAAACATTCCCGCCGGTGGAGTATCCGGAATCAGTGCCCCCGATGCCGGCACGGTTCAGATCACCCTGAATGAGCCGCTCAGTTCCTTTAAGTACATAATGGCTTTACCCGGAACTTTTGTATTACCTAAGGAAGCCTATGAAAGGTACGGAGACAATTCCTATATAGGATCAGGGCCTTTTCTGCCTGTGAACCCTGACGCAGGCAAGGATGAGCTCATTCTTGTACGCAATGAAAATTACCACGGAACAGATTCTCTTGGAAATCAACTGCCATTTCTTGACTCTGTGGAAATCCGTTTCTATCCCACCAAAGCAAAAGAACTCGATGCCTTCATGCAGGGCAATCTGGACGTGGTATTCGGATTACCTCCTGAGCAAGTAAGTCAGATTGTTCAGAATTCCCTGGCTGCTTTCGAGAACAATCCACCGAAATACGAGCTGGTTCGCACTCCTGAACTGGAAACACAATATTATGAGATCAACACATCCCGGAAACCATTTGATGATGTGCGTGTGCGGCAGGCCTTCTGTTATGCCATTAACCGGATGAAAATATTCGAAGATATCCTCAAGGGCGAGGGGTATGGTCCCGGTCATTACGGCCTGGTGCCTCCGGCGTTCCGCAACTACGACACATCGGCAGTGAGGGGATATTCCTATAATCCGGAAAAAGCCAAGAAACTGATGGCAGACGCGGGTTTCCCCGGCGGAAAAGGATTCCCCATTGTCAAAATCGAATTAAACTCCGGTGGTGCGAAACATTCCCGAGTGGTGGAAGAGATCAAGAACCAGCTTATGGATGTTCTCAATGTGAACGTGGAATATGAAATCGTTCCCATGAAGCAAAAACTGGAAGACGCGCAATACGGGCGCGCAGATCTTTTCAGAACTGCCTGGGTGGCAGACTTCCCAAGTCCGGAAAATTTCCTTTGGACACTCTACGGCGGATCTGTTCCCGAAAAAACAGAAGATCCTTCTTATCCCAACGTTCCCAGATACAAAAGTGCTTACTACGATAGTCTTTACCTTGCCGGAGCCCATAGCGGAGATCTGAAAGAAAGTTACTCCCTTTTCGCGAAAGCCGAACGCCAAATGCTGGATGACGCACCGGTGATCATTCTCTGGTATGCGGAGAACTTCAAGTTAACGTATACTTATGTTAAAGGTTTTCATTTTAATCCCATCCGCCAGTGGAGTCTGGGTGAAGTATATTTGAAGAAGCCGTCGCCGGAGGAGGAAAAAGGCGTAAACGAACAAAAGGAGGAGAAGAATTAA
- the mtnA gene encoding S-methyl-5-thioribose-1-phosphate isomerase — translation MKVNGHSYRTVWMEGNSVFLIDQELLPFQFRILECRNHRETVGAIRNMNVRGAGAIGAAAGYAMAQAFHEQGGNSGYIQAAKSLIESARPTAQNLFYAVQRVFDAGTVGALAAANAIAKEDADACREIGKIGSELIRDGCRLATHCNAGWLAFVDHGSALSPVYAAHASGKKVFVFVDETRPRGQGARLTAWELKNEGIPHAIIPDNAFAFYAAAGKIDLVIVGADRVAANGDTANKIGTLEKAIIAREYGIPFYVAAPVSTFDKQTATGEGIVIEERGEEEVTMQSGPDETGTIRRIRVASPDSPVFNPAFDITPARLITAYITEKGITETIDPGWF, via the coding sequence ATGAAGGTAAACGGGCACTCTTACCGTACGGTATGGATGGAGGGAAATTCGGTTTTCCTTATCGACCAGGAGTTGCTCCCTTTTCAATTCCGGATCCTGGAATGCAGGAATCATCGTGAAACAGTAGGGGCTATCCGGAACATGAATGTCCGGGGGGCCGGAGCGATTGGTGCTGCTGCCGGGTATGCAATGGCTCAGGCTTTTCACGAACAGGGAGGAAACAGCGGGTATATTCAAGCGGCAAAATCCCTTATTGAATCGGCCCGGCCTACGGCGCAAAATCTTTTTTACGCGGTTCAGCGTGTCTTCGATGCGGGCACCGTTGGCGCACTTGCAGCAGCCAACGCGATTGCCAAGGAGGATGCCGACGCCTGCCGTGAGATCGGTAAGATCGGATCAGAACTCATACGGGATGGTTGCAGGTTAGCCACACACTGCAATGCCGGATGGCTGGCTTTTGTGGATCACGGGTCTGCGCTTTCTCCGGTATATGCTGCGCACGCCTCAGGGAAGAAGGTGTTTGTATTTGTGGATGAAACAAGACCGCGTGGACAGGGTGCACGACTCACTGCCTGGGAGTTGAAGAACGAAGGGATCCCACATGCTATTATTCCTGACAACGCTTTTGCATTTTATGCGGCTGCCGGTAAAATTGATCTCGTTATCGTAGGTGCCGACCGTGTGGCGGCAAACGGCGATACCGCGAACAAAATCGGCACACTGGAAAAAGCAATCATCGCGCGGGAATATGGTATCCCTTTTTATGTTGCCGCCCCTGTTTCCACGTTCGATAAGCAAACAGCAACAGGCGAGGGGATCGTGATTGAAGAGAGGGGAGAGGAGGAAGTAACCATGCAGTCTGGTCCGGATGAAACCGGAACCATCAGACGTATCCGCGTGGCTTCGCCGGATTCTCCCGTATTCAACCCGGCATTCGACATTACTCCGGCCCGTCTGATCACTGCTTATATTACGGAAAAGGGCATCACAGAAACCATTGATCCTGGTTGGTTTTGA